One part of the Nitrosophilus kaiyonis genome encodes these proteins:
- a CDS encoding DegT/DnrJ/EryC1/StrS family aminotransferase gives MAKEIPFYIPDIGNQELEEIKEVLSLEGESKIEKLEKDFSKYVGSEYALSTSSGTGALHLSMTAIDLKRGDKIICSVNAFPNVPEVVRHFDAEPIFADIDSEDFNINLDALEDILSKNRSKKLKGAIINHVGGQPTDLDRLYEIAKKYNILIIEDASEALGATYNGQKIGSTGADITTFSFNPHLRESVCNGGMLVTDNDELEERAKLLRNHAIVSGKWNKDGSLGYIYDVVDIGLKYDMSELEAAFNHAQLKKVDKHIKRRQEIAKIYDKELEGTPHISLPIKKREHTYQLYIIKIDKNRDSFARELVKRGVYVGLHYIPLHLLSYYKQKYNLRVNDFPNALRNYQQILSIPIHAKMSDDDVYYVIEQIKEVAKTRV, from the coding sequence ATGGCTAAAGAGATCCCTTTTTATATTCCTGATATAGGAAATCAAGAGTTAGAGGAGATAAAAGAGGTATTAAGTTTAGAGGGTGAATCTAAAATAGAAAAATTGGAAAAAGATTTTTCAAAATATGTAGGTAGTGAGTATGCATTATCAACATCAAGCGGTACAGGAGCTCTTCATCTTTCCATGACTGCTATTGATTTAAAAAGAGGAGATAAAATAATCTGTTCAGTAAATGCTTTTCCAAATGTACCAGAAGTTGTCAGACATTTTGATGCAGAGCCAATTTTTGCTGATATTGATAGTGAAGATTTTAATATAAATCTTGATGCATTAGAAGATATTTTATCAAAGAATAGATCAAAAAAGCTAAAAGGAGCCATAATAAATCATGTTGGTGGTCAGCCGACAGATCTTGATAGATTATATGAAATTGCAAAAAAATATAATATTTTAATAATCGAAGATGCAAGTGAGGCTTTAGGAGCTACTTATAATGGACAAAAAATAGGTTCAACGGGAGCAGATATAACTACATTTAGCTTCAATCCACATTTAAGAGAGTCTGTTTGTAATGGTGGTATGTTGGTTACTGATAATGATGAGCTTGAAGAGAGAGCAAAACTTTTAAGAAATCATGCTATTGTTTCAGGAAAATGGAATAAAGATGGAAGTTTAGGATATATCTATGATGTAGTTGATATAGGTTTAAAATATGATATGAGTGAATTGGAAGCTGCATTTAATCATGCTCAGCTTAAAAAAGTAGATAAGCATATAAAAAGAAGACAAGAGATAGCAAAGATATATGATAAAGAGCTAGAAGGTACACCTCATATCTCTTTACCTATTAAAAAAAGAGAGCATACTTATCAGCTTTATATAATTAAGATTGACAAAAACAGAGATTCATTTGCAAGAGAACTTGTAAAAAGAGGCGTTTATGTTGGACTTCATTATATCCCTCTTCATTTATTAAGTTATTATAAGCAAAAATATAATTTAAGAGTAAATGATTTTCCAAATGCATTAAGAAACTATCAGCAAATATTGTCAATTCCAATTCATGCAAAAATGAGTGATGATGATGTATATTATGTAATAGAGCAGATTAAAGAGGTTGCAAAAACAAGAGTTTAA
- a CDS encoding ferritin-like domain-containing protein, with amino-acid sequence MDYFKSLEEIILTSNPYKKIEKFQKFYKAYIEDKIEKEKSYTPLIFEIPSYSNYCKIVDPKEVPKRRRLDKKEGRSILLHAIAHIEYSAIDLALDAAYRFKNLPKNFYDDWLEVANDECRHFLMIDDLLKEIGYKYGDFPVHSGLFEAGKKSLNFIERMAVVPRYLEANGLDANPKIIEKLKNFDDDFAKRMVDALEIILNEEIDHVKKGDYWFKFACEKENIKNISEKYFEIVEKIYPGTIHSKGFLNIKARKIAGFSCNEMNLLSKKIIC; translated from the coding sequence ATGGATTATTTCAAAAGTTTAGAAGAGATAATTTTAACATCAAATCCTTATAAAAAGATAGAAAAATTTCAAAAATTTTATAAAGCGTATATAGAGGATAAAATAGAAAAAGAAAAAAGTTATACTCCTTTAATTTTTGAGATACCTTCATATAGCAATTATTGCAAAATAGTTGATCCCAAAGAAGTGCCAAAAAGAAGAAGATTAGATAAAAAAGAGGGAAGATCAATACTGCTACATGCTATAGCACATATTGAATATAGTGCTATAGATTTGGCTTTAGATGCTGCATATAGATTTAAAAATTTGCCAAAAAATTTTTATGATGATTGGTTGGAAGTTGCTAATGATGAGTGTAGACATTTTTTAATGATTGATGATCTTTTAAAAGAGATCGGATATAAATATGGAGATTTTCCTGTGCATAGTGGACTTTTTGAAGCTGGGAAAAAAAGTTTGAATTTTATAGAGAGAATGGCAGTGGTTCCAAGATATCTTGAGGCAAATGGACTTGATGCAAATCCTAAAATAATAGAAAAACTTAAAAATTTTGATGATGATTTTGCAAAGAGAATGGTTGATGCGTTAGAAATAATTTTGAATGAAGAGATTGATCATGTGAAAAAAGGAGATTATTGGTTTAAATTTGCTTGTGAAAAAGAAAATATTAAAAATATAAGTGAAAAATATTTTGAAATTGTAGAAAAAATTTATCCAGGAACTATTCATAGTAAAGGTTTTTTAAATATAAAAGCTAGAAAAATTGCCGGATTTAGTTGTAATGAAATGAATTTGTTATCGAAAAAAATTATTTGTTGA
- a CDS encoding MBL fold metallo-hydrolase, producing the protein MNLKYRPMGDYQTNCYILSINENEIIIDPGMGATPWIEKNVKNPVAILNTHGHFDHVWSNAELKRIYNIPIYIHKKDAFLLEIDQFNLGMPKSHADVLIDNEDIIQIKDFKFRFLHFPGHTPGCCVIEFDEAWFSGDFIFKGSIGRVDLPYSNPQDMKNSLIKFKNIPYDKPVYPGHGGPTTIKEEQRYVDYWLKAI; encoded by the coding sequence ATGAATCTAAAATATAGACCAATGGGCGATTATCAAACAAATTGTTATATTTTATCAATAAATGAAAATGAAATTATAATAGACCCTGGGATGGGTGCAACTCCCTGGATAGAAAAAAATGTAAAAAATCCTGTTGCAATATTGAATACTCATGGACATTTTGATCATGTATGGAGTAATGCAGAGTTAAAAAGAATATATAATATTCCAATATATATTCATAAAAAAGATGCATTTCTTTTAGAAATTGATCAGTTTAATTTAGGCATGCCAAAATCTCATGCAGATGTGTTAATCGATAATGAAGATATTATACAGATAAAAGATTTTAAATTTAGATTTTTACATTTTCCAGGACACACTCCTGGATGCTGTGTTATAGAGTTTGATGAGGCTTGGTTTAGTGGAGATTTTATTTTTAAAGGAAGTATAGGAAGAGTCGATCTGCCCTACTCCAATCCTCAAGATATGAAAAATTCACTTATAAAATTTAAAAATATCCCTTACGATAAGCCAGTATATCCGGGACATGGAGGTCCAACAACTATAAAAGAAGAGCAAAGATATGTTGATTATTGGCTAAAAGCTATTTAA
- a CDS encoding hotdog domain-containing protein — MDIKTHKKIDERFSGKVIELKNNYSKVLLKTIPEMVADEEGLVHGGFTFSAADYAAMVAVNDPYVVLVAADVKFTAPVKVGEEVIFEANLIERDGKKSKVEVVGKVYEVKVFEGVFKTYSLDKHILS, encoded by the coding sequence ATGGATATTAAGACACATAAAAAAATAGATGAGAGATTTAGTGGAAAAGTTATTGAATTAAAGAATAATTATTCTAAAGTTTTACTAAAAACAATTCCTGAGATGGTAGCTGATGAAGAGGGGCTTGTACATGGAGGATTTACATTTAGTGCGGCTGATTATGCCGCTATGGTTGCTGTAAATGATCCTTATGTTGTTTTAGTTGCAGCAGATGTTAAATTTACTGCTCCTGTAAAAGTTGGAGAAGAGGTTATTTTTGAAGCTAATCTGATTGAAAGAGATGGGAAAAAATCAAAAGTTGAAGTTGTAGGAAAAGTTTATGAAGTAAAAGTTTTTGAAGGTGTTTTTAAAACCTATTCTCTTGATAAACATATTCTTAGTTAA
- a CDS encoding arsenate reductase family protein, producing the protein MKVYGIKNCGSVKKALKFLNDKNMDYEFIDFKKSPVGCEKVKEWLKSVDINTLFNNRGTKYRQLKLKELNLDENRKIEWLCKENLLIKRPVIEFDNDKVVVGFDEEKYEEIF; encoded by the coding sequence ATGAAAGTTTATGGGATAAAAAATTGTGGAAGTGTAAAAAAGGCTTTAAAGTTTTTAAATGATAAAAATATGGATTATGAATTTATAGATTTTAAAAAGAGTCCAGTTGGATGTGAAAAGGTAAAAGAGTGGTTAAAGAGTGTTGATATTAATACTCTTTTTAACAATAGAGGGACAAAATATAGACAGTTAAAACTAAAAGAGTTAAATTTAGATGAAAATAGAAAAATTGAATGGTTATGTAAAGAAAATCTTTTAATAAAAAGACCTGTTATTGAGTTTGACAATGACAAGGTAGTTGTAGGCTTTGATGAAGAAAAATATGAGGAGATTTTTTGA
- a CDS encoding TIGR01458 family HAD-type hydrolase encodes MIKGILLDIGGVLYEGENVIDGAIEALNDLKKSYKVRFLSNTSRIPPKKLYEKLINMRFDINENEIFTALSAAKLFLKSQNANAFVIATDEAKEYFNDLDSEIKYVLVCDAYKNFTYDALNQGFRYLENGAGFLATNINRYFKDSDGLSLDAGGFVKCLEYASSKSAKVLGKPNCEFFNLAIKSMNLKKEEVLMIGDDIESDILGARACWIKTAMVKSGKYKESDLLKGKPDILIDSIKDLPKILKELV; translated from the coding sequence ATGATAAAAGGTATTTTACTTGATATTGGAGGGGTTTTGTATGAAGGTGAAAATGTAATAGATGGAGCTATTGAGGCTTTGAATGATTTAAAAAAGAGCTATAAAGTAAGGTTTTTATCAAATACAAGTAGGATTCCTCCAAAAAAGCTTTATGAAAAGTTAATCAATATGAGATTTGATATAAATGAAAATGAGATATTTACAGCTTTAAGTGCTGCAAAACTATTTTTAAAATCACAAAATGCAAATGCTTTTGTAATAGCTACTGATGAAGCAAAAGAGTATTTTAATGATTTAGATAGTGAGATAAAATATGTTTTAGTTTGTGATGCATATAAAAATTTTACATATGATGCTTTAAATCAAGGATTTAGATATCTTGAAAATGGAGCTGGGTTTTTAGCTACAAATATAAATAGATACTTTAAAGATAGTGATGGATTAAGCCTTGATGCAGGCGGATTTGTAAAATGTTTAGAGTATGCAAGCTCTAAAAGTGCTAAAGTTTTGGGTAAGCCAAATTGTGAATTTTTTAATTTGGCCATAAAAAGTATGAATTTAAAAAAAGAAGAGGTTTTAATGATTGGAGATGATATTGAAAGCGATATTTTAGGAGCAAGAGCCTGCTGGATAAAAACTGCTATGGTAAAGAGTGGAAAATATAAAGAGAGTGATTTATTAAAAGGAAAACCAGATATTTTGATAGATAGCATAAAAGATTTACCTAAGATATTAAAGGAGTTAGTATGA
- the cmoB gene encoding tRNA 5-methoxyuridine(34)/uridine 5-oxyacetic acid(34) synthase CmoB: MDIEKIKKERQSWLKWKNIAPLREKLKNLPNIEVIEIEFKDIIKIKGEATKEQFLFIKEFALELRPWRKGPFDVFGVFINSEWRSYIKYNLLKPHFNLKEKSVADIGCNNGYYMFRMLEESPKEIVGFDPSPLFKTQFDFINFYIKSDIKYELLGVEHLPFYGKKFDVIFCLGVLYHRSDPIAMLKWLKQGLNENGEVFLDTFYIEGDEPIALCPEKTYSKIPNVHFVPTIKALQNWCKKAGFEYFEILAKKPTTFEEQRKTEWILGESLENFLDKENPDLTVEGYPAPKRVYVKLRKER, encoded by the coding sequence GTGGATATTGAGAAAATTAAAAAAGAGCGCCAAAGCTGGTTAAAATGGAAAAATATCGCACCTTTAAGAGAAAAACTTAAAAATTTACCAAATATAGAAGTAATAGAAATAGAGTTTAAAGATATTATAAAGATAAAAGGTGAAGCAACAAAAGAGCAGTTTTTGTTTATAAAAGAGTTTGCACTTGAACTTCGTCCTTGGAGAAAAGGACCTTTTGATGTTTTTGGAGTATTTATAAATAGTGAATGGAGAAGCTATATAAAATATAATCTTTTAAAACCCCATTTTAATTTAAAAGAAAAAAGTGTAGCAGATATTGGATGCAATAATGGGTATTATATGTTTAGAATGTTAGAAGAAAGCCCAAAAGAGATTGTTGGGTTTGATCCATCACCACTTTTTAAAACACAGTTTGATTTTATAAATTTTTATATTAAAAGTGATATTAAATATGAGCTATTAGGGGTTGAGCATCTTCCATTTTATGGTAAAAAGTTTGATGTTATTTTTTGTCTTGGTGTTTTATATCATAGAAGTGATCCTATTGCAATGTTAAAATGGCTAAAACAGGGATTAAATGAAAATGGAGAGGTTTTTTTGGATACATTTTACATTGAAGGAGATGAGCCTATTGCTTTATGCCCAGAAAAAACATATTCCAAAATTCCTAATGTGCATTTTGTACCAACTATCAAAGCTTTACAAAATTGGTGCAAAAAGGCTGGATTTGAATATTTTGAAATATTGGCTAAAAAGCCCACCACATTTGAAGAGCAAAGAAAAACAGAGTGGATTTTAGGAGAGAGTTTGGAGAATTTTTTAGATAAGGAAAATCCAGATTTAACAGTTGAAGGATATCCTGCACCAAAAAGAGTCTATGTAAAGTTAAGGAAAGAGAGATGA
- a CDS encoding cation diffusion facilitator family transporter has protein sequence MTLQKSATVVASAVATILVIIKLVVGILSGSAAVLASAIDSILDIAVSMFNYFALSKAEKAPTEKFNYGLGKIEALAAVIEGTVITISGLFIFYKGLINIIEHKKIEYLDSSILVMIISIILTGGLVIFLNRVYKKTKNMVVKSDALHYKTDLFSNSAVLISLAIIYFTNWHFIDGIFGMAIALYIIKEAYELIKEGTLMLLDVSLEEEIVEKIKDVITNQPEVTGYHYLKTRKSGSDNFVDVHIVFTPDISLLAAHRVSDRIEEEIKKIDPNARWHFTIHLDPYDDFEMHEH, from the coding sequence ATGACTCTTCAAAAAAGTGCTACAGTAGTTGCAAGTGCTGTTGCAACAATATTGGTAATTATTAAACTTGTTGTTGGAATTTTAAGTGGATCTGCTGCTGTTTTAGCAAGTGCAATAGATTCAATTCTTGACATTGCAGTTTCTATGTTTAACTATTTTGCACTCTCAAAAGCAGAAAAAGCACCAACTGAAAAATTTAACTATGGTCTTGGAAAGATAGAAGCTTTAGCAGCTGTCATTGAGGGAACAGTTATTACAATTTCTGGATTATTTATATTTTACAAAGGCTTGATTAATATCATAGAGCACAAAAAGATAGAATATTTAGATAGCTCCATTTTAGTAATGATAATATCAATTATATTAACAGGTGGACTTGTTATATTTTTAAACAGAGTTTATAAAAAAACTAAAAATATGGTAGTAAAATCTGATGCTTTGCATTATAAAACTGACCTTTTTTCAAATTCAGCGGTTTTAATTTCCTTAGCAATTATATATTTTACAAATTGGCATTTTATAGATGGAATTTTTGGTATGGCTATAGCACTTTATATTATAAAAGAGGCATATGAGCTTATAAAAGAGGGAACCTTAATGCTCCTTGATGTATCTTTAGAAGAAGAAATTGTTGAAAAAATAAAAGATGTTATAACAAATCAGCCAGAGGTCACAGGTTACCATTATTTAAAAACAAGAAAATCTGGAAGTGATAATTTTGTAGATGTTCATATTGTTTTTACTCCTGATATTTCTCTTTTAGCAGCACATCGTGTTTCTGATAGAATTGAAGAGGAGATAAAAAAGATTGATCCAAATGCAAGATGGCATTTTACAATACATTTAGATCCATATGATGATTTTGAGATGCATGAGCATTAG
- the rny gene encoding ribonuclease Y, with the protein MWVEILVGSSAAIISGAAGYLIAKKVEKSKFELYEEQARAKAKAIEHEAEIVLQNAKMKVQEAELAVKKEYEDKVEKLQNEYDKRFKELMEKEEALKQMFKDELKHITLERQEIKAEREEALNLKEEAKRLEEEYKKKLAETIKILEEHAGLTLEEAKELILKKAEEESRADIAHIVRKYEEEAKREAKRKANYILAQATTRYAGEFAAERLINVVNLPSDDLKGRIIGKEGRNIKTLEMLLGVDIIIDDTPNAIILSSFNLYRRAIATKVIELLVEDGRIQPARIEEIYEKVKNEFDQKLLEEGENIVIDLGIGQVHPEILKLIGRLKFRASYGQNALGHSLEVAYLAGIMAAEMGGDEVLAKRAGLLHDIGKALTHEYAGSHVDLGAEICKRYKENEVVINAIYAHHGHEEPKTVEAAAVCAADTLSAARPGARREVLEAFLKRVQAIEEIALSKRGVKKAYAINAGREVRVIVNAELINDDEAVLLSKEIAKEIENSVQYPGEIKVNVIRENRAIEFAR; encoded by the coding sequence ATGTGGGTAGAGATATTGGTAGGAAGTTCTGCCGCTATAATAAGTGGCGCTGCAGGATATTTAATAGCAAAAAAAGTAGAAAAAAGTAAATTTGAACTTTACGAAGAGCAAGCACGTGCAAAAGCTAAAGCTATAGAGCATGAGGCTGAGATTGTATTACAAAATGCAAAAATGAAAGTTCAAGAGGCTGAACTTGCAGTAAAAAAAGAGTATGAAGATAAAGTTGAAAAACTTCAAAATGAGTATGATAAACGTTTTAAAGAGCTTATGGAGAAAGAAGAAGCTCTAAAACAGATGTTTAAGGATGAATTAAAGCATATTACTTTAGAGAGACAAGAGATTAAAGCTGAAAGAGAAGAGGCTTTAAATCTAAAAGAAGAGGCAAAAAGATTAGAAGAAGAATATAAGAAAAAATTAGCAGAAACGATAAAAATCCTTGAAGAGCATGCAGGTTTAACTTTGGAAGAAGCAAAAGAGCTAATTCTTAAAAAAGCTGAAGAGGAATCACGTGCGGATATTGCACATATTGTTAGAAAATATGAAGAAGAGGCAAAGAGAGAGGCAAAAAGAAAAGCAAACTATATTTTAGCTCAAGCAACAACAAGATATGCTGGAGAATTTGCGGCTGAAAGACTTATAAATGTTGTAAATTTACCAAGTGATGATTTAAAAGGAAGAATTATTGGTAAAGAGGGTAGAAATATTAAAACTCTTGAGATGCTTTTAGGAGTAGATATCATAATAGATGATACCCCAAATGCAATAATTTTAAGTTCATTTAATCTATATAGAAGAGCAATAGCTACTAAAGTTATAGAGCTTTTAGTAGAGGATGGAAGAATTCAGCCAGCACGCATAGAAGAGATTTATGAAAAAGTTAAAAATGAGTTTGACCAAAAACTATTAGAAGAGGGTGAAAATATTGTTATTGATCTTGGAATTGGACAAGTTCATCCAGAAATATTGAAACTCATTGGAAGATTGAAATTTAGAGCAAGTTATGGACAAAATGCACTTGGACATTCATTAGAAGTTGCATATCTCGCTGGAATTATGGCTGCTGAAATGGGTGGTGATGAAGTTTTAGCAAAAAGGGCTGGACTTTTACATGATATAGGAAAAGCTTTAACCCATGAGTATGCAGGAAGTCATGTTGATTTGGGAGCAGAAATTTGTAAAAGATATAAAGAGAATGAAGTTGTAATTAATGCGATATATGCACACCATGGTCATGAAGAGCCAAAAACTGTAGAAGCTGCAGCAGTTTGTGCTGCTGATACTCTAAGTGCTGCAAGACCTGGGGCTAGAAGAGAGGTATTAGAAGCTTTCTTAAAAAGAGTCCAAGCAATAGAAGAGATAGCTTTAAGCAAAAGAGGAGTTAAAAAAGCTTATGCTATAAATGCAGGAAGAGAAGTAAGAGTTATAGTTAATGCTGAACTTATCAATGATGATGAAGCAGTTTTACTTTCTAAAGAGATAGCAAAAGAGATAGAAAATTCTGTTCAATATCCTGGTGAAATAAAAGTAAATGTTATTAGAGAAAATAGAGCTATAGAATTTGCAAGATGA
- a CDS encoding 5-formyltetrahydrofolate cyclo-ligase, protein MAVFNNKSEFRNFCLKKLNLITSYERRVFSKKINQIIEDIIISTNVKNILFYMPMIHEPDIRVLFKKYRKNKNLFLPFMEGKSFKMVKYRLPLKTKKFNIKEPANSFYKLSKLDIAIVPVIGVDRDFRRVGFGKGMYDRFFANLSYRPLIIFVELKRCLTYSKITDSYDVLGDLYITPKEIIIRGESDVGRDIGRKFCRYNKWRCRIFNSKKSRKK, encoded by the coding sequence ATGGCTGTTTTTAATAATAAGAGTGAATTTAGAAATTTTTGTTTAAAAAAACTAAATTTAATTACATCATATGAAAGAAGAGTATTTAGTAAGAAAATTAATCAAATTATAGAAGATATTATTATTTCAACTAATGTAAAAAATATACTTTTTTATATGCCGATGATACATGAGCCAGATATAAGAGTACTTTTTAAAAAATATAGAAAAAACAAAAATCTATTTCTTCCATTTATGGAAGGCAAAAGTTTTAAAATGGTAAAATACAGATTGCCTCTAAAAACCAAAAAATTTAATATAAAAGAGCCTGCGAACTCTTTTTATAAATTATCAAAACTTGATATTGCTATAGTTCCTGTTATCGGGGTAGACAGGGACTTTAGAAGAGTAGGATTTGGAAAAGGGATGTATGATAGATTCTTTGCAAATCTATCATATAGACCATTGATAATATTTGTAGAATTAAAAAGATGCTTAACATATTCTAAAATTACAGATAGTTATGATGTTTTAGGAGATTTATATATTACCCCGAAAGAAATAATTATAAGAGGGGAATCGGATGTGGGTAGAGATATTGGTAGGAAGTTCTGCCGCTATAATAAGTGGCGCTGCAGGATATTTAATAGCAAAAAAAGTAGAAAAAAGTAA
- a CDS encoding TlpA family protein disulfide reductase, with the protein MRYIKSVFTIFLAVFLLTGCSKESQKIKKAEQSQQQSNEKKKFELELQDINGSKISIKVNENGIKIENLDNKIVMLDFFATWCPPCKAEIPHLVNIQNRFGDKIKIIGILLEKDKNIGELKRFIQEFKINYFVSNSKDNFEIAKIIYAAVQAPRNMPIPLMVIFKDGKYKTHYLGAVPEEMIVSDIKNILGE; encoded by the coding sequence ATGAGATATATAAAATCTGTTTTTACTATTTTTTTAGCTGTTTTTTTATTAACAGGATGCTCTAAAGAGAGCCAAAAAATCAAAAAAGCAGAACAATCACAACAGCAATCTAATGAAAAGAAAAAATTTGAACTTGAGTTACAGGATATAAATGGTTCAAAAATATCTATAAAAGTTAATGAAAATGGTATAAAAATTGAAAATTTAGATAATAAAATTGTAATGCTTGATTTTTTTGCCACATGGTGTCCACCATGTAAAGCAGAAATTCCTCATCTTGTAAATATACAAAATAGATTTGGTGATAAGATAAAAATAATAGGAATTTTATTAGAAAAAGATAAAAATATTGGCGAGTTAAAAAGATTTATTCAAGAGTTTAAAATAAACTATTTTGTTTCTAATTCAAAAGACAATTTTGAAATAGCTAAAATCATTTATGCTGCAGTGCAAGCTCCAAGGAATATGCCTATACCATTGATGGTAATATTTAAAGATGGAAAATATAAAACTCACTATTTAGGTGCTGTACCTGAAGAGATGATAGTTAGTGATATAAAAAATATTT